Proteins from a genomic interval of Physeter macrocephalus isolate SW-GA chromosome 21, ASM283717v5, whole genome shotgun sequence:
- the NBDY gene encoding negative regulator of P-body association, whose translation MGDQLCTSGRSTLQPGNTREIKPPKKRCLLAPRWDYPEGTPNGGSTPLPSTPPPPSPGLKSHPSSLEK comes from the coding sequence ATGGGGGACCAACTTTGTACCTCCGGGAGATCCACGCTCCAGCCTGGAAACACGCGGGAAATCAAGCCTCCAAAAAAGCGCTGCCTCCTAGCTCCACGTTGGGATTATCCAGAAGGAACCCCCAACGGAGGTAGTACCCCTCTCCCTTCCACACCTCCTCCACCATCACCGGGCCTGAAGTCGCACccatcttctctggagaaatag